Proteins from a single region of Punica granatum isolate Tunisia-2019 chromosome 8, ASM765513v2, whole genome shotgun sequence:
- the LOC116187628 gene encoding MAP3K epsilon protein kinase 1-like isoform X3, which yields MSRQITSSHFHKSKTLDNKYMLGDEIGKGAYGRVYKGLDLENGDFVAIKQVSLENIAQEDLNIIMQEIDLLKNLNHKNIVKYLGSLKTKTHLHIVLEYVENGSLANIIKPNKFGPFPESLVAVYIAQVLEGLVYLHEQGVIHRDIKGANILTTKEGLVKLADFGVATKLNEADVNTHSVVGTPYWMAPEVIEMSGVCAASDIWSVGCTVIELLTCVPPYYDLQPMPALFRIVQDDHPPIPDSLSPDITDFLRQCFKKDARQRPDAKTLLSHPWIQNCRRALQSSLRHSGTLRNIQEDIPIDSEGADPQHLSNSPATLEVDAIASELGTPSVKDDVGESERGTTDQYRASDEKRGDLKTEDIEEDLLSDQVLTLAILEKSSLRSGSGRLTTESETVSDQLEPSELPHKGNSDEAVINGEVGYSKSRNKDVAKDVGRGSSKHTGSSSFGFGTRNQDTTLKMASKMSLNMGVNELSRFSDSPGDASLDDLFQPVDKSMDDRAGEASSSMSASHVNQGNGYAADAVKNDLATKLRATIAQKQMENEPVQSNGGRNLLRLMMDALKDDVIDIDGLVFDEKLPGEHLFPLQAVEFGRLVASLRPEEPEDVIVSACQKLIAIFHQRPDQKLVFVSQHGLLPLMELLELPNNRVIASVLQIINKIIKDNTVFQENACLIGLIPVVMSFAVPNQPREIRMEAACFIQQLCQSSSLTLQMFIACRGIPVLAGFLEADYAKYREMVHLAIDGMWQVFKLQRSTPRNEFCRIAAKNGILLRLINTLYSLNEATRLASMSGGAGFPVDDLFKHRHGDHLALSVATQEPSRASFSHTQGLDLPHPLTAETDKPQSSNSAAEIDLKPQRISISANRTSTDKPLKVTDGASNGFSTSSSAQQEQVRPLLSLLEKEPPSRHFSGQLEYVRHLSGLERHESILPLLHAANDKKTNGELDLLMAEFAEVSNHGRENGNLDSMPRTSQRTTVHKKAGQQASDGVASTSGIASQTTSGVLSGSGVLNARPGSAASSGLLLHMVSTLNADVAREYLEKVADLLLEFAQADTTVKSHMCSQGLLIRLFQMFNRIERPILLKILMCINHLSTDPNCLESLQRAEAIKYLIPNLELKDGPLISQIHHEVLIALFNLCKINKRRQEQAAENGIIPHLMHFILTDSPLKQWALPLLCDMAHASRNSREQLRAHGGLDVYLRLLDDEFWSVTALDSIAVCLAHDNDNRKVEQALMKKDAVQKLVNFFHCCPEQHFVHILEPFLKIITKSSRINTTLAVNGLTPLLIARLDHQDAIARLNLLKLIKAVYEHHPRPKQLIVENNLPQQLQNLIEERRDGQSSGGQVLVKQMATSLLKALHINTVL from the exons ATGTCTCGCCAGATTACGTCCTCCCATTTCCACAAATCCAAGACCCTCGACAACAAATAT ATGCTTGGGGATGAAATTGGGAAAGGAGCATATGGTCGAGTTTACAAGGGgttggacttggagaatggAGATTTTGTTGCTATCAAGCAAGTTTCTCTGGAGAACATTGCCCAGGAAGATCTTAATATCATAATG CAAGAGATTGATCTACTGAAG AATTTAAACCACAAAAACATTGTGAAGTATCTGGGAtcgctgaaaacaaagactcaTCTCCATATTGTACTTGA ATATGTCGAAAATGGGTCACTGGCAAATATTATCAAGCCAAACAAGTTTGGCCCTTTCCCGGAATCATTGGTGGCCGTTTACATTGCCCAG GTCTTGGAAGGACTGGTCTATTTGCACGAACAGGGTGTTATTCATCGAGATATTAAGGGTGCAAACATTTTGACAACCAAGGAG GGCCTTGTGAAACTTGCTGATTTTGGCGTTGCAACAAAGCTAAATGAGGCTGACGTCAATACACATTCTGTTGTTGGAACACCCTACTGGATGGCACCAGAG GTTATTGAAATGTCGGGGGTGTGCGCTGCTTCTGACATTTGGAGTGTTGGCTGTACAGTGATTGAACTTCTTACTTGTGTGCCTCCTTACTATGATTTGCAGCCTATGCCAGCTCTTTTTCGTATCGTCCAG GATGATCATCCTCCAATTCCTGATAGTCTATCCCCTGACATCACTGATTTTCTGCGTCAATGCTTTAAGAAG GATGCCAGGCAGAGGCCTGATGCAAAGACACTGCTCTCGCATCCTTGGATACAGAATTGCAGGCGTGCTCTTCAGTCTTCTCTTCGCCATAGTGGAACTCTAAG GAATATACAGGAAGATATTCCAATTGATTCAGAGGGTGCTGATCCTCAGCACCTTAGCAACAGTCCAGCTACACTGGAAGTAGATGCAATCGCCTCTGAACTTGGGACT CCATCTGTGAAAGATGATGTTGGGGAATCAGAAAGAGGCACAACTGATCAATATCGAGCATCTGATGAAAAACGCGGTGACCTCAAGACAGAAGATATCGAAGAGGATCTTCTGTCGGATCAGGTTCTCACTTTGGCCATCCTCGAAAAGTCATCTCTGCGAAGTGGTTCTGGGAGATTAACCACTGAATCAGAAACTGTCTCTGATCAACTGGAGCCTTCTGAGCTTCCACATAAGGGTAATTCTGATGAAGCAGTGATAAATGGGGAGGTAGGATATTCTAAATCAAGGAATAAAGATGTAGCAAAGGATGTGGGAAGAGGAAGTTCAAAGCATACGGGAAGTAGTTCGTTTGGTTTTGGAACAAGAAATCAAGATACTACTCTTAAAATG GCTTCAAAGATGTCACTGAATATGGGAGTAAATGAGCTGAGTAGATTTAGTGACAGCCCAGGAGATGCTTCCTTGGACGATTTATTTCAGCCAGTAGATAAATCCATGGATGATCGAGCTGGTGAAGCATCATCTTCTATGTCAGCATCACATGTAAATCAAGGCAATGGATATGCTGCTGATGCTGTGAAAAATGATCTTGCTACCAAACTTCGGGCAACAATAGCTCAAAAACAAATGGAGAATGAACCAGTACAGTCAAATGGCGGCCGCAATCTGCTCCGCTTGATGATGGATGCATTGAAGGATGATGTGATTGATATTGATGGTTTG gtttttgatgaaaaattgCCAGGGGAGCATCTCTTCCCTTTGCAG GCTGTTGAGTTTGGAAGATTAGTTGCATCTTTGAGGCCAGAGGAACCGGAAGATGTGATTGTGTCTGCATGTCAGAAGCTTATAGCTATATTCCACCAGCGTCCAGATCAGAAACTTGTCTTTGTTAGCCAACATGGTTTGCTTCCCTTGATGGAATTACTGGAACTTCCCAACAACCGT GTCATTGCCTCAGTGCTTCAGATCATCAATAAGATCATTAAAGATAACACCGTTTTCCAAGAAAATGCTTGTCTCATTGGTTTG ATCCCTGTTGTGATGAGCTTTGCAGTCCCTAATCAGCCCCGAGAAATTCGTATGGAGGCAGCTTGCTTCATTCAGCAGCTTTGTCAGTCCAG CTCTCTAACACTCCAAATGTTCATAGCTTGCCGTGGAATTCCTGTTCTTGCGGGATTTCTGGAGGCTGATTATGCAAAATACAG GGAAATGGTTCATCTAGCCATTGATGGCATGTGGCAGGTCTTTAAGCTTCAGCGATCAACTCCCAGGAATGAATTTTGCCGCATTGCCGCCAAGAACGGAATTCTACTTAGACTCATAAATACACTTTACAGCTTAAACGAGGCAACTAGGCTGGCTTCTATGTCTGGAGGTGCTGGCTTTCCAGTAGATG ATTTATTCAAGCATAGGCATGGGGATCATCTTGCTCTTTCAGTTGCAACTCAAGAACCTTCTCGTGCGTCATTCTCACATACTCAAGGATTGGATCTTCCGCATCCGCTCACTGCAGAGACAGACAAGCCTCAGTCAAGTAATTCGGCAGCAGAAATTGACCTTAAACCACAGCGAATTTCTATCTCTGCCAATAGGACGTCCACAGATAAGCCTTTGAAAGTGACAGATGGTGCATCAAATGGGTTCTCTACTTCAAGTTCTGCTCAGCAAGAGCAAGTGCGTCCATTGCTTAGCTTGTTGGAGAAGGAGCCGCCTTCCCGTCATTTTTCAGGGCAACTCGAATATGTCCGGCACTTGTCAGGATTAGAAAGGCATGAAAGTATTTTACCTCTACTCCATGCAGCTAATGATAAGAAGACGAATGGAGAACTGGACCTTCTCATGGCTGAATTTGCAG AAGTCAGCAACCATGGAAGGGAAAATGGAAATCTCGACTCTATGCCTAGGACTTCGCAGAGGACAACGGTGCATAAAAAGGCAGGACAGCAGGCATCAGATGGAGTTGCTTCCACATCAGGAATAGCCTCCCAGACAACATCAGGTGTGCTTTCTGGTTCAGGTGTCTTGAATGCTAGACCTGGGAGTGCTGCTTCATCAGGGTTACTGTTGCACATGGTCTCGACACTGAACGCAGATGTTGCCCGAGAATACTTGGAAAAAGTTGCAGATCTTCTTCTTGAGTTTGCACAAGCAGATACCACCGTTAAGTCGCATATGTGTAGTCAGGGTTTACTGATACGTCTTTTCCAGATGTTCAACAGAATAGAGCGTCCTATACTCTTGAAG ATTCTCATGTGCATCAATCACTTGTCTACGGATCCGAATTGCTTGGAAAGTCTCCAACGTGCAGAGGCAATTAAGTATTTGATCCCGAATCTTGAACTAAAGGACGGGCCTTTGATTTCTCAGATACATCATGAA GTTCTGATTGCACTATTCAACCTGTgcaaaataaacaaaaggaGGCAAGAGCAGGCAGCTGAGAATGGGATCATTCCACACTTGATGCATTTCATTTTAACCGATTCGCCACTCAAGCAATGGGCATTGCCGTTATTGTGTGATATGGCACATGCATCAAGGAACTCAAGGGAGCAACTGAGGGCCCATGGAGGCCTCGACGTGTACTTGAGACTGCTTGATGATGAGTTTTGGTCCGTGACAGCATTGGACTCCATTGCTGTTTGCCTTGCTCATGACAATGACAACCGGAAAGTGGAACAGGCACTGATGAAGAAGGATGCTGTTCAAAAGTTAGTCAACTTCTTCCATTGTTGTCCCGAACAGCATTTCGTCCACATCTTGGAGCCGTTCTTGAAAATAATTAC GAAATCTTCTCGAATCAACACGACACTAGCTGTTAATGGTCTGACACCATTGCTCATTGCAAGATTGGATCATCAGGATGCTATCGCTCGTCTAAATCTGCTTAAACTGATCAAG GCTGTGTACGAGCACCACCCAAGACCGAAGCAACTAATAGTGGAGAACAACTTGCCCCAGCAGCTCCAAAACTTGATCGAGGAACGCAGGGATGGGCAAAGCTCTGGAGGCCAGGTCTTGGTAAAGCAAATGGCAACATCACTACTTAAAGCTCTTCACATTAACACCGTGCTATAG
- the LOC116187628 gene encoding MAP3K epsilon protein kinase 1-like isoform X2 has translation MSRQITSSHFHKSKTLDNKYMLGDEIGKGAYGRVYKGLDLENGDFVAIKQVSLENIAQEDLNIIMQEIDLLKNLNHKNIVKYLGSLKTKTHLHIVLEYVENGSLANIIKPNKFGPFPESLVAVYIAQVLEGLVYLHEQGVIHRDIKGANILTTKEGLVKLADFGVATKLNEADVNTHSVVGTPYWMAPEVIEMSGVCAASDIWSVGCTVIELLTCVPPYYDLQPMPALFRIVQDDHPPIPDSLSPDITDFLRQCFKKDARQRPDAKTLLSHPWIQNCRRALQSSLRHSGTLRNIQEDIPIDSEGADPQHLSNSPATLEVDAIASELGTPSVKDDVGESERGTTDQYRASDEKRGDLKTEDIEEDLLSDQVLTLAILEKSSLRSGSGRLTTESETVSDQLEPSELPHKGNSDEAVINGEVGYSKSRNKDVAKDVGRGSSKHTGSSSFGFGTRNQDTTLKMASKMSLNMGVNELSRFSDSPGDASLDDLFQPVDKSMDDRAGEASSSMSASHVNQGNGYAADAVKNDLATKLRATIAQKQMENEPVQSNGGRNLLRLMMDALKDDVIDIDGLVFDEKLPGEHLFPLQAVEFGRLVASLRPEEPEDVIVSACQKLIAIFHQRPDQKLVFVSQHGLLPLMELLELPNNRVIASVLQIINKIIKDNTVFQENACLIGLIPVVMSFAVPNQPREIRMEAACFIQQLCQSSSLTLQMFIACRGIPVLAGFLEADYAKYREMVHLAIDGMWQVFKLQRSTPRNEFCRIAAKNGILLRLINTLYSLNEATRLASMSGGAGFPVDGMSRKPRSGQLDPNHPAFNQIETPLSTTESDLFKHRHGDHLALSVATQEPSRASFSHTQGLDLPHPLTAETDKPQSSNSAAEIDLKPQRISISANRTSTDKPLKVTDGASNGFSTSSSAQQEQVRPLLSLLEKEPPSRHFSGQLEYVRHLSGLERHESILPLLHAANDKKTNGELDLLMAEFAVSNHGRENGNLDSMPRTSQRTTVHKKAGQQASDGVASTSGIASQTTSGVLSGSGVLNARPGSAASSGLLLHMVSTLNADVAREYLEKVADLLLEFAQADTTVKSHMCSQGLLIRLFQMFNRIERPILLKILMCINHLSTDPNCLESLQRAEAIKYLIPNLELKDGPLISQIHHEVLIALFNLCKINKRRQEQAAENGIIPHLMHFILTDSPLKQWALPLLCDMAHASRNSREQLRAHGGLDVYLRLLDDEFWSVTALDSIAVCLAHDNDNRKVEQALMKKDAVQKLVNFFHCCPEQHFVHILEPFLKIITKSSRINTTLAVNGLTPLLIARLDHQDAIARLNLLKLIKAVYEHHPRPKQLIVENNLPQQLQNLIEERRDGQSSGGQVLVKQMATSLLKALHINTVL, from the exons ATGTCTCGCCAGATTACGTCCTCCCATTTCCACAAATCCAAGACCCTCGACAACAAATAT ATGCTTGGGGATGAAATTGGGAAAGGAGCATATGGTCGAGTTTACAAGGGgttggacttggagaatggAGATTTTGTTGCTATCAAGCAAGTTTCTCTGGAGAACATTGCCCAGGAAGATCTTAATATCATAATG CAAGAGATTGATCTACTGAAG AATTTAAACCACAAAAACATTGTGAAGTATCTGGGAtcgctgaaaacaaagactcaTCTCCATATTGTACTTGA ATATGTCGAAAATGGGTCACTGGCAAATATTATCAAGCCAAACAAGTTTGGCCCTTTCCCGGAATCATTGGTGGCCGTTTACATTGCCCAG GTCTTGGAAGGACTGGTCTATTTGCACGAACAGGGTGTTATTCATCGAGATATTAAGGGTGCAAACATTTTGACAACCAAGGAG GGCCTTGTGAAACTTGCTGATTTTGGCGTTGCAACAAAGCTAAATGAGGCTGACGTCAATACACATTCTGTTGTTGGAACACCCTACTGGATGGCACCAGAG GTTATTGAAATGTCGGGGGTGTGCGCTGCTTCTGACATTTGGAGTGTTGGCTGTACAGTGATTGAACTTCTTACTTGTGTGCCTCCTTACTATGATTTGCAGCCTATGCCAGCTCTTTTTCGTATCGTCCAG GATGATCATCCTCCAATTCCTGATAGTCTATCCCCTGACATCACTGATTTTCTGCGTCAATGCTTTAAGAAG GATGCCAGGCAGAGGCCTGATGCAAAGACACTGCTCTCGCATCCTTGGATACAGAATTGCAGGCGTGCTCTTCAGTCTTCTCTTCGCCATAGTGGAACTCTAAG GAATATACAGGAAGATATTCCAATTGATTCAGAGGGTGCTGATCCTCAGCACCTTAGCAACAGTCCAGCTACACTGGAAGTAGATGCAATCGCCTCTGAACTTGGGACT CCATCTGTGAAAGATGATGTTGGGGAATCAGAAAGAGGCACAACTGATCAATATCGAGCATCTGATGAAAAACGCGGTGACCTCAAGACAGAAGATATCGAAGAGGATCTTCTGTCGGATCAGGTTCTCACTTTGGCCATCCTCGAAAAGTCATCTCTGCGAAGTGGTTCTGGGAGATTAACCACTGAATCAGAAACTGTCTCTGATCAACTGGAGCCTTCTGAGCTTCCACATAAGGGTAATTCTGATGAAGCAGTGATAAATGGGGAGGTAGGATATTCTAAATCAAGGAATAAAGATGTAGCAAAGGATGTGGGAAGAGGAAGTTCAAAGCATACGGGAAGTAGTTCGTTTGGTTTTGGAACAAGAAATCAAGATACTACTCTTAAAATG GCTTCAAAGATGTCACTGAATATGGGAGTAAATGAGCTGAGTAGATTTAGTGACAGCCCAGGAGATGCTTCCTTGGACGATTTATTTCAGCCAGTAGATAAATCCATGGATGATCGAGCTGGTGAAGCATCATCTTCTATGTCAGCATCACATGTAAATCAAGGCAATGGATATGCTGCTGATGCTGTGAAAAATGATCTTGCTACCAAACTTCGGGCAACAATAGCTCAAAAACAAATGGAGAATGAACCAGTACAGTCAAATGGCGGCCGCAATCTGCTCCGCTTGATGATGGATGCATTGAAGGATGATGTGATTGATATTGATGGTTTG gtttttgatgaaaaattgCCAGGGGAGCATCTCTTCCCTTTGCAG GCTGTTGAGTTTGGAAGATTAGTTGCATCTTTGAGGCCAGAGGAACCGGAAGATGTGATTGTGTCTGCATGTCAGAAGCTTATAGCTATATTCCACCAGCGTCCAGATCAGAAACTTGTCTTTGTTAGCCAACATGGTTTGCTTCCCTTGATGGAATTACTGGAACTTCCCAACAACCGT GTCATTGCCTCAGTGCTTCAGATCATCAATAAGATCATTAAAGATAACACCGTTTTCCAAGAAAATGCTTGTCTCATTGGTTTG ATCCCTGTTGTGATGAGCTTTGCAGTCCCTAATCAGCCCCGAGAAATTCGTATGGAGGCAGCTTGCTTCATTCAGCAGCTTTGTCAGTCCAG CTCTCTAACACTCCAAATGTTCATAGCTTGCCGTGGAATTCCTGTTCTTGCGGGATTTCTGGAGGCTGATTATGCAAAATACAG GGAAATGGTTCATCTAGCCATTGATGGCATGTGGCAGGTCTTTAAGCTTCAGCGATCAACTCCCAGGAATGAATTTTGCCGCATTGCCGCCAAGAACGGAATTCTACTTAGACTCATAAATACACTTTACAGCTTAAACGAGGCAACTAGGCTGGCTTCTATGTCTGGAGGTGCTGGCTTTCCAGTAGATGGTATGTCTCGAAAGCCTCGCTCCGGTCAGTTGGACCCAAATCATCCTGCTTTCAATCAAATTGAAACTCCACTTTCCACAACCGAGTCAGATTTATTCAAGCATAGGCATGGGGATCATCTTGCTCTTTCAGTTGCAACTCAAGAACCTTCTCGTGCGTCATTCTCACATACTCAAGGATTGGATCTTCCGCATCCGCTCACTGCAGAGACAGACAAGCCTCAGTCAAGTAATTCGGCAGCAGAAATTGACCTTAAACCACAGCGAATTTCTATCTCTGCCAATAGGACGTCCACAGATAAGCCTTTGAAAGTGACAGATGGTGCATCAAATGGGTTCTCTACTTCAAGTTCTGCTCAGCAAGAGCAAGTGCGTCCATTGCTTAGCTTGTTGGAGAAGGAGCCGCCTTCCCGTCATTTTTCAGGGCAACTCGAATATGTCCGGCACTTGTCAGGATTAGAAAGGCATGAAAGTATTTTACCTCTACTCCATGCAGCTAATGATAAGAAGACGAATGGAGAACTGGACCTTCTCATGGCTGAATTTGCAG TCAGCAACCATGGAAGGGAAAATGGAAATCTCGACTCTATGCCTAGGACTTCGCAGAGGACAACGGTGCATAAAAAGGCAGGACAGCAGGCATCAGATGGAGTTGCTTCCACATCAGGAATAGCCTCCCAGACAACATCAGGTGTGCTTTCTGGTTCAGGTGTCTTGAATGCTAGACCTGGGAGTGCTGCTTCATCAGGGTTACTGTTGCACATGGTCTCGACACTGAACGCAGATGTTGCCCGAGAATACTTGGAAAAAGTTGCAGATCTTCTTCTTGAGTTTGCACAAGCAGATACCACCGTTAAGTCGCATATGTGTAGTCAGGGTTTACTGATACGTCTTTTCCAGATGTTCAACAGAATAGAGCGTCCTATACTCTTGAAG ATTCTCATGTGCATCAATCACTTGTCTACGGATCCGAATTGCTTGGAAAGTCTCCAACGTGCAGAGGCAATTAAGTATTTGATCCCGAATCTTGAACTAAAGGACGGGCCTTTGATTTCTCAGATACATCATGAA GTTCTGATTGCACTATTCAACCTGTgcaaaataaacaaaaggaGGCAAGAGCAGGCAGCTGAGAATGGGATCATTCCACACTTGATGCATTTCATTTTAACCGATTCGCCACTCAAGCAATGGGCATTGCCGTTATTGTGTGATATGGCACATGCATCAAGGAACTCAAGGGAGCAACTGAGGGCCCATGGAGGCCTCGACGTGTACTTGAGACTGCTTGATGATGAGTTTTGGTCCGTGACAGCATTGGACTCCATTGCTGTTTGCCTTGCTCATGACAATGACAACCGGAAAGTGGAACAGGCACTGATGAAGAAGGATGCTGTTCAAAAGTTAGTCAACTTCTTCCATTGTTGTCCCGAACAGCATTTCGTCCACATCTTGGAGCCGTTCTTGAAAATAATTAC GAAATCTTCTCGAATCAACACGACACTAGCTGTTAATGGTCTGACACCATTGCTCATTGCAAGATTGGATCATCAGGATGCTATCGCTCGTCTAAATCTGCTTAAACTGATCAAG GCTGTGTACGAGCACCACCCAAGACCGAAGCAACTAATAGTGGAGAACAACTTGCCCCAGCAGCTCCAAAACTTGATCGAGGAACGCAGGGATGGGCAAAGCTCTGGAGGCCAGGTCTTGGTAAAGCAAATGGCAACATCACTACTTAAAGCTCTTCACATTAACACCGTGCTATAG